A single Lusitaniella coriacea LEGE 07157 DNA region contains:
- a CDS encoding CHAT domain-containing protein, with protein sequence MMTSRWGKFQQGLRRIDTFAKGDPPKSPLQIGLIRGIALISFVCVAGSSTVAMSQTLTTQKTTIEGREETSFSTLCLLRDDSCLVQSNFCPLPSASCLSEKHLKQIESQKTPFNSVFQGGMESYSEGTVVAWRDAIARWEEALAIARNERDREQEALTLYWLGLVHFNLKELKTSADYYTQVLSIYEENGDLHSQASILNTLAQIHATWGEYQNAFDTYDRALKLWQAAKFRTGEAATLNNIGFVYADLGDFNQALDYYQNAFNLVENLGNPINIAATLNNLGRVYSDSGKGDKALSTYNQALALWREAENVPGEASTLNNIGFIYANRNNWTKAQEYYNQALPLWQQVGDKAGEASTLTNLGVVAANQGNPQNALERYNTALTFRRQVRDRAKEALTLYRIALAQRDLNNLDEAQRQIEAALKIIEDLRGNVARSDLRATFFASKQDYYEFYIDLLMERHKQQPQAGYDRLALQASERTRARTLLEVLREANADIRQGVNPELLAQEQQLQRQLSVMEEQRIKRLSGKSGSASAENLDLEIESAIEQYRQVRAKIRATSPRYAALTQPEPLNVQQIQQQVLDKDTMLLEYFVGEKRSYLWAVTDNELVSYELPGRDEIQSLAKEYRRLLTSPAHRRRIKTVAAAQSKLSNAILKPVADRIQGKRLLIVSHDILQYVPFAALSVSGTTGEEETPPLIVEHEIVSLPSASTLAILRQEQNTRSRATKDLAIFADPVFGSNDDRLSKTEAFEQTLPAELEASARAAGVNLSRLPFTKVEADNISALVSQEQTRGAIGFEANRVLATSQELSQYRMIHFATHGLLNSQNPELSGLVLTLFDSQGQPQNGFLRMHELFNLTLPADLVVLSACETGLGERVRGEGLIGLTRGFMYAGAARVVVSLWNVDDRGTAELMAKFYQQMLQQGLSPSAALRQAQIEMWQTEEWKSPFYWAGFTLQGEWK encoded by the coding sequence ATGATGACTTCTCGTTGGGGCAAATTTCAACAGGGTTTACGCAGAATCGATACTTTCGCTAAGGGCGATCCTCCTAAATCCCCCTTACAAATCGGTCTTATTCGAGGGATCGCATTGATAAGTTTTGTGTGTGTGGCGGGCAGTTCGACCGTTGCAATGAGTCAAACGCTTACAACTCAAAAGACGACGATTGAAGGACGCGAGGAAACAAGCTTTTCGACTTTGTGCCTTCTCCGCGATGACTCTTGCCTCGTGCAATCTAACTTCTGCCCTCTGCCCTCTGCCTCCTGCCTTTCAGAGAAGCACCTCAAGCAAATCGAGAGTCAAAAAACGCCTTTCAATAGCGTGTTTCAAGGGGGGATGGAAAGCTATAGTGAAGGAACGGTAGTAGCGTGGCGGGACGCGATCGCGCGCTGGGAAGAAGCCCTAGCCATTGCCAGAAATGAGCGCGATCGCGAACAAGAAGCCCTGACCCTCTATTGGTTGGGACTCGTGCATTTCAACCTCAAAGAATTAAAAACCTCCGCCGATTATTACACCCAAGTCCTGAGCATTTACGAGGAAAACGGCGATCTCCACTCCCAAGCCAGCATTCTCAACACTCTTGCCCAAATTCACGCCACCTGGGGCGAATATCAAAATGCTTTCGATACCTACGATCGCGCCCTCAAGCTGTGGCAAGCGGCGAAATTCCGCACCGGAGAGGCGGCAACCCTCAACAATATTGGCTTTGTTTACGCAGATTTAGGAGATTTCAATCAAGCCCTCGATTATTACCAAAATGCCTTCAATTTAGTTGAAAATTTAGGCAATCCCATCAATATTGCGGCAACGCTCAATAATTTAGGGCGAGTGTATTCTGACTCTGGTAAGGGCGACAAAGCCCTCAGTACCTATAACCAAGCCCTCGCCCTCTGGAGAGAAGCGGAAAACGTTCCCGGCGAAGCCAGCACTCTCAACAACATTGGCTTCATTTACGCCAACCGCAACAACTGGACAAAAGCCCAGGAATACTATAACCAAGCCCTTCCCCTTTGGCAGCAAGTGGGAGATAAAGCGGGGGAAGCCAGCACCCTCACCAATTTGGGCGTTGTCGCGGCAAATCAAGGCAATCCCCAAAATGCCCTGGAACGCTACAATACAGCCCTCACCTTCCGTCGGCAAGTACGCGATCGCGCGAAAGAAGCCCTGACCCTCTACCGCATTGCCCTCGCCCAACGCGATTTAAACAACCTCGACGAAGCCCAGCGTCAAATTGAAGCCGCCCTAAAAATCATTGAAGACTTGCGCGGCAATGTTGCCCGTTCTGACCTGCGCGCCACCTTTTTCGCCTCCAAACAAGACTATTACGAATTCTACATCGACCTGCTCATGGAGCGGCACAAACAACAGCCCCAGGCGGGTTACGACCGTTTAGCCCTCCAAGCCAGCGAACGGACTCGCGCCCGAACCCTTCTTGAAGTTCTCCGAGAAGCGAACGCAGATATCCGTCAAGGGGTCAACCCCGAACTCCTCGCCCAAGAACAGCAATTGCAGCGCCAACTCAGCGTCATGGAAGAACAGCGCATTAAACGGCTGAGTGGGAAATCCGGGAGCGCATCTGCGGAAAACCTCGATCTCGAAATCGAGAGCGCGATCGAGCAATATCGCCAAGTTCGAGCCAAAATTCGCGCCACCAGCCCCCGCTACGCCGCCCTCACACAGCCAGAACCCCTCAACGTCCAACAAATCCAGCAACAAGTTCTCGACAAGGACACGATGCTGCTGGAGTACTTTGTAGGGGAAAAACGCAGCTATCTATGGGCGGTGACGGATAATGAACTTGTGAGTTATGAATTGCCGGGACGAGACGAAATTCAATCCTTAGCCAAAGAATATCGTCGTTTATTGACTTCTCCTGCCCATCGACGCAGAATTAAAACCGTCGCCGCAGCCCAGTCTAAGTTGAGCAATGCAATCCTAAAACCCGTCGCCGATCGAATTCAAGGCAAACGCCTGTTGATTGTCAGCCACGATATCCTGCAATACGTTCCCTTTGCCGCCTTGTCGGTTTCCGGAACCACAGGAGAAGAAGAAACGCCCCCTTTAATTGTCGAACATGAAATCGTATCACTTCCCTCCGCCTCAACCCTGGCAATTTTGCGACAAGAGCAGAATACGCGATCGCGCGCCACTAAAGATTTAGCCATTTTTGCCGATCCGGTTTTTGGCTCGAATGACGATCGTCTCTCCAAAACAGAAGCCTTTGAACAAACTCTCCCCGCAGAACTCGAAGCCTCTGCAAGGGCAGCAGGCGTAAATTTATCGCGACTCCCCTTTACCAAAGTCGAAGCAGATAATATCTCAGCACTCGTTTCCCAAGAACAAACCAGGGGCGCGATCGGATTTGAGGCAAACCGCGTCCTGGCAACCAGTCAAGAACTCAGCCAGTATCGCATGATTCACTTTGCCACCCACGGACTCCTTAACAGCCAAAATCCAGAACTCTCCGGACTGGTTCTGACACTGTTCGATTCCCAAGGACAACCCCAAAACGGATTCTTGCGAATGCACGAACTCTTCAATCTCACCCTACCTGCGGATTTAGTCGTGCTGAGTGCCTGCGAAACGGGTTTGGGAGAAAGGGTTCGCGGCGAGGGCTTAATTGGTCTGACACGGGGATTTATGTATGCAGGGGCAGCGCGTGTCGTCGTTAGTCTTTGGAATGTGGACGATCGCGGAACTGCTGAATTAATGGCAAAATTCTATCAGCAAATGTTGCAACAAGGACTCTCCCCCTCTGCCGCACTGCGCCAAGCGCAAATCGAAATGTGGCAAACCGAGGAATGGAAATCGCCCTTCTATTGGGCGGGGTTTACGTTGCAAGGGGAGTGGAAGTAG
- a CDS encoding type IV pilin-like G/H family protein, protein MLSAKRQWHYSLMAMSCVTMLALSGCGLKDSSDSATSSLTQSVVAENPDIQKLLGTWEAEAEEAQETGKMIFAPEGILYLFISPSEALEGTYTIDSTTQPKHLNISFGEAEQVISTIFEFPDTDRLQFANSSPGEPRPTEFGNRTLRLRKTAEVATLPQNVVVVSSDDIETEEKTAKQSEGKTNVGAMNRAQQAFFLEESQFTDALDELGIGIAPETETYKYNLVVIEEGKLVQTLATSKKEGLKSYTGIVFATDESQGKMSQTLLCESDEPTQATPPQPNTEEGAIACPSGYTSLK, encoded by the coding sequence ATGCTTTCTGCAAAACGCCAATGGCACTATTCATTAATGGCGATGAGTTGCGTGACCATGCTCGCGCTATCGGGGTGTGGTTTAAAAGATTCTTCAGATTCGGCAACTTCCTCCCTAACTCAATCTGTTGTTGCAGAGAATCCAGATATCCAAAAACTCCTTGGAACTTGGGAAGCAGAAGCAGAAGAAGCGCAAGAGACGGGGAAAATGATTTTTGCTCCTGAAGGCATACTCTATCTCTTTATTTCGCCTTCGGAAGCCTTAGAAGGCACTTATACAATCGATTCAACGACACAACCCAAGCACTTAAATATTTCTTTTGGAGAAGCCGAACAGGTCATTTCAACTATTTTTGAATTTCCCGATACAGATCGGTTACAATTTGCCAATTCTTCGCCGGGAGAACCCAGACCCACTGAATTTGGAAATCGCACGCTTCGTTTGAGGAAGACGGCTGAGGTCGCGACGCTTCCCCAAAATGTTGTTGTTGTCAGCAGCGACGATATTGAAACAGAGGAGAAAACAGCGAAACAGTCTGAGGGTAAAACCAATGTTGGGGCGATGAATCGAGCGCAACAGGCATTTTTTCTCGAAGAATCTCAATTTACGGATGCTCTTGATGAATTGGGTATTGGAATTGCGCCGGAAACGGAGACCTATAAATACAATCTTGTTGTCATTGAAGAAGGAAAACTCGTTCAAACTCTTGCGACATCGAAGAAAGAGGGTTTAAAGAGCTATACGGGAATTGTTTTCGCCACTGATGAGTCTCAGGGCAAAATGAGCCAAACATTGCTTTGCGAAAGCGACGAACCGACTCAAGCCACACCCCCTCAACCCAATACTGAAGAGGGCGCGATCGCGTGTCCTTCGGGTTACACTTCCCTGAAGTAG